From the Bombus pascuorum chromosome 7, iyBomPasc1.1, whole genome shotgun sequence genome, one window contains:
- the LOC132909075 gene encoding uncharacterized protein CG45076-like, with amino-acid sequence MYIFYVLYIVLLTFEYFDCGRVHKIPVALNQREIRYADDPTCSRNPNNPNNSKKTPEKSSNIAQKAAQEAKAASEAQNIAGQQAARQVKTQLAEKAVQAAKAAEEALTGKKVVVDQLQEEVREAQSVVQEESSSLEQEQANVNAALQAARQSQDQLKTLTHAVQTAKANAANAQAAANGAQKTLRDKEELVDAAKRRVEELSNQLRAAKQELANTNRAAAKANAAANEAKANASRNKRRLENIRRMRIMKR; translated from the exons ATGTACATCTTTTACGTTCTTTACATCG taCTGCTGacgttcgaatattttgaCTGTGGAAGGGTGCATAAGATTCCAGTTGCCTTA AACCAAAGGGAAATTCGTTACGCCGATGACCCAACTTGTTCGCGTAATCCGAACAATCCAAACAATTCGAAGAAAACTCCGGAGAAAAGTAGTAACATCGCGCAGAAAGCTGCACAGGAAGCTAAGGCTGCTTCGGAAGCGCAGAATATCGCTGGTCAGCAAGCCGCTCGTCAA GTAAAGACACAACTCGCTGAAAAAGCGGTACAGGCTGCAAAAGCAGCGGAAGAAGCGCTCACAGGGAAGAAAGTCGTAGTGGATCAGTTGCAAGAAGAAGTGAGAGAAGCGCAATCGGTTGTTCAAGAGGAATCCTCATCCTTGGAACAGGAACAAGCTAATGTTAACGCAGCTTTGCAAGCAGCGCGTCAGTCGCAAGATCAG TTAAAGACGCTGACGCACGCAGTACAAACGGCTAAGGCGAACGCGGCCAATGCCCAGGCTGCTGCGAATGGAGCTCAAAAAACTTTACGAGACAAGGAAGAATTGGTGGACGCGGCGAAACGACGGGTCGAGGAACTGTCGAATCAGCTGAGAGCCGCTAAACAGGAACTCGCCAACACGAATCGAGCAGCTGCTAAGGCAAATGCCGCGGCTAACGAGGCGAAAGCCAACGCCAGTAGAAACAAAAGGCGACTGGAAAATATTCGGAGGATGAGGATCATGAAAAGGTAA